A stretch of Eulemur rufifrons isolate Redbay chromosome 5, OSU_ERuf_1, whole genome shotgun sequence DNA encodes these proteins:
- the C5H18orf21 gene encoding UPF0711 protein C18orf21 homolog: protein MRQKHYIEAAARGLQDSCPGQARYLLWAYSSSHDNSTFEETCPYCFQFLVLDNSRVRLKPKAKLTPKIQKLLNREARNYTLSFKEAKIVKKYKDSKSVLLVTCKTCNRIVKHHGKSRSFLSALKSNPTTPTSKLSMKTPEGKTLNSANLSHDISGSKGKSPALIFRTPKSEQSASTGSSNNTSKTKKHFSRLKMLLSQNESQKNPKVDFRNFLSSLKGGL, encoded by the exons ATGAGGCAGAAGCACTACATTGAGGCTGCGGCTCGAGGACTACAAGATAGCTGCCCGGGTCAGGCCCGATATCTCCT CTGGGCCTACAGTTCGTCACACG aTAATAGCACTTTTGAAGAAACATGTCCatactgtttccagtttttggttcTGGACAACTCTAGAGTTCGCCTTAAACCCAAGGCCAAATTGACACCCAAAATACAGAAACTTCTTAATCGAGAAGCAAGAAATTATACACTCAgttttaaagaagcaaaaattgTGAAAAAGTACAAGGACTCCAAAAGTGTATTG TTGGTTACTTGTAAAACATGCAACAGAATAGTTAAACATCATGGTAAAAGTAGAAGCTTTCTGTCAGCACTGAAGAGCAATCCTACCACTCCTACAAGTAAACTCAGTATGAAGACACCAGAGGGAAAGACTCTGAATTCTGCAAACCTAAGTCATGATATTTCTGGTTCCAAAGGCAAGAGCCCAGCATTGATTTTCAG aacACCTAAATCTGAACAGTCAGCATCTACTGGCTCCTCAAATAATAcgagcaaaacaaagaaacacttcTCTCGACTAAAAATGTTGCTTAGTCAAAATGAATCCCAAAAGAATCCAAAGGTGGACTTCAGGAATTTCTTATCTTCTCTGAAGGGTGgactttga